Proteins from a single region of Geminocystis sp. M7585_C2015_104:
- a CDS encoding DUF370 domain-containing protein → MDIQLINIGFGNIVAANRIIAIVSPESAPIKRIVSDAKEKGQLIDATYGRRTRAVIITDSNHVVLSAIQPETVAHRFVSQGEKL, encoded by the coding sequence ATGGATATTCAACTGATTAATATCGGTTTTGGCAACATTGTGGCGGCTAACCGAATCATTGCCATAGTTAGTCCGGAATCTGCCCCCATCAAAAGAATTGTAAGTGATGCCAAGGAGAAAGGACAACTCATTGATGCCACCTATGGGCGTCGTACTCGGGCTGTGATTATAACCGATTCCAACCATGTGGTGTTATCGGCCATCCAACCCGAAACGGTAGCCCATCGTTTCGTCTCCCAAGGTGAAAAGTTGTAG